GGCCAGGCCAGGCTGATTACGGATCAGTTTATATCTGTCCGCACTTTTATGGCGGCCAAGCAGGACATTATCAATTATGATTCAGAGGGCAGTTTTGAATTTAAGTACCTAAACCCGGCTGCGGTGGGCCGGGGAGTTGGTGAGATTTTTAATGAAAAGTCTGAGTATGCCTTTAAGCAGACCCGGCTTGAGCCTCGTAATGCGGCTAATACGCCGGATTCATTTGAGATAGAACAGATTAAAAAACTACAGGAGGAGCCGGGGCAGGAATATCTCTGGGCCGAAGATGAGTTGGACGGTACCAGGGTGTTTCGCTATCTGGTGCCGCTGTACGCGGAAAAAGAATGCCTGGACTGCCACGGTACGCCGGCGGGCGAGCCGGACATATCCGGACACTTGAGGGAAGGTTTGGAGGAAGGTGACTTTGCCGGTGCACTTTCGGTGGTTATAAACGCCCAGCCTTATTACGAGGAGCTGTACAGGAGCATTGGTCAGCAGGTTATTTTTGTTCTGGCCCTGCTGGTTGTAATTATCGGCATTTTGTACGTTTTGCAGCGGAAGCTGGTTACTGCGCCGCTGGAAGGTTTGGCTGCCATGACGGTGAGTTTGGGGCAGGGTGATTTTAGCTCCACAGATTCTCCCGTAAACGGACAGGGGGAAATTCGGATACTAGAAGAGCGTTTCCGCACCATGTCCAGAGAGCTGGCAGGTATATATCAGGGGTTGGAACAGAAAGTAAAAGAGCGTACCGTTGAGCTGGAAGAGGAAAAGGAAAAGCTGGCTCGGATAAACCATGATCTGGAGAAGATGAACCGGCTGCAAAGTGAATTTTTGGCCAGTGTAAGCCATGAACTGCGCACCCCGCTTTCCTGCATACTGGCCTTTATCGAACTTTTGGAAGCGCCGGCCTTTGCCCATCAGCGCCAGCAGAATCTGGCTGATTTAAAATCCAGTTCCGAAAAGCTTCTGAACATGGTTAACAATCTGCTGGATACGGCCAAGCTGGAGGCGGGAGCCATCGAGCCTGACATTCAGGAGCACAGAGCGGATGAAATCGTCCAGGGGACCATAAAGGCTTTCATGCCCTTGGCCCG
The Dethiobacter alkaliphilus AHT 1 genome window above contains:
- a CDS encoding ATP-binding protein; protein product: MKNKKLIHIYMFYIILAMSALMLINLGWSIRTKRAVATENMLGQARLITDQFISVRTFMAAKQDIINYDSEGSFEFKYLNPAAVGRGVGEIFNEKSEYAFKQTRLEPRNAANTPDSFEIEQIKKLQEEPGQEYLWAEDELDGTRVFRYLVPLYAEKECLDCHGTPAGEPDISGHLREGLEEGDFAGALSVVINAQPYYEELYRSIGQQVIFVLALLVVIIGILYVLQRKLVTAPLEGLAAMTVSLGQGDFSSTDSPVNGQGEIRILEERFRTMSRELAGIYQGLEQKVKERTVELEEEKEKLARINHDLEKMNRLQSEFLASVSHELRTPLSCILAFIELLEAPAFAHQRQQNLADLKSSSEKLLNMVNNLLDTAKLEAGAIEPDIQEHRADEIVQGTIKAFMPLAREKSLTVTSDIEPGLPRVKCDVERVRQVLVNLLGNAVKFTDPGGRITVRVNSEGKTQQYVVFRVEDTGAGISREEKEVIFQRFRQGAVPVNKKQAGSGLGLYLSKGLIEMQGGEIGLESEPGQGTAFWFRLPAAGGESLD